The Oryza brachyantha chromosome 7, ObraRS2, whole genome shotgun sequence genomic interval tatgaaaaggTAATCAGTCtagacatatatttaaattctacATATATTCATCGATGAATCAATCTAAGCAACGGTGGAAACTGTTacgatataaaacggagactagttataatattatatttcaaTGATCTTATGATTATGGTTCAACTATTGAAATTTCTGTCGGtgtcaaaaatcaaaaaaaaaaaggacagcGTGTGGAAAATGACATACCATCAGTGGCGAAGCGTGAAAAACGACGAGtgctcatgaaaaaaaaaatgcagcgtGTAACGTACGTACGCTGCTGCCGGTGGCTAAAAagaccaaaacaaaagtgtGGGAGAAATGACGAATTAAGCATAGAACGTGAAGACTCATCAGACTACCGGCGCCTGTAGTACGACGTTATCATCATCTGAATTTTGTGCGATCCAGCAAGGAGGCCCATCGAACTTTCATAGAAATTTGGGGAAATTATGCATGATCGTGgaacaaataaatctttttacaTGTGAGGCTACTTAATTATGAGATCGACCAACCGAATTTGATATCAGGGTAAGATTCACGCGTTGATTCGAGGAATCGACCATAGAGCTTGTTGCTAGCTCCAATTATTCCTATGCCATCAAAAGGCCAATAAGTACAACAGATATTTCCCTAGAGCATGCATTTGCATCGTCTTTCCTtagcaataaaattttgttctttatttgtttatcttaCGTCAACACATAGTCCTATTTATCTTGAGTACAGACGGTCAAATAGGCCGCCTGGCCCAACATGTGTTGGCCTGGGCACGACCGGACCCGGCCGAGACATACATGACATGGCTTATATGGCTAATTAAGGCTGCCGTTCTAATTAAGTGCAAAACACGCGCGCGCATGTGACGGTCTTTCTATTGTCTCAACCAGTTAACGAAGAGTCTCACTaacctctctatttaagttgagcttctccactttaaatctctaaggtggtattattgtctctaGCATTCATTGTGGGCCAGTAAAttttaatcaactttaattgggcctagcccatttTGATTAACACCATTCTTGTTGTCGTAGTAACCGGCGGTGTAGGAATCCGTGGACCTAAGGTCGTTGATATCGATGCCAACATGGTTGTCGTCGATGTCGAGCATGTCGTTGTTGAGAACGGTGTCGAGCTCAATGGCAAAGATATGGTTAATTGCTGGCATTGCCATTGTTCTTCTTGTtgaggaggcggaggaacTGGTTGGAGAAGGCGCCCGAGAGGTTGTTGGTCGGGGAGGCCCTGCGCGCTAACGCCGGGGGCGATGGAGCGGATCGCCAAcacgaaggaggaggagaaggaccGCAGTACCGTGCCATCGGTGccatgctgctgctcctgGAAACGCAGCGGCGTTGGATGGAACGCATGGCCTTTGGACTGGGCTGTGCCATTGGTGAGCTGGAGGAGGCCGTTCGGCCGGGCATGACCACAGCCGTACCGTTTACGGTGATGGTGCTGCCGCAGAAGCCAGTGTAGATGAACTGCTccacttcttcttcttcttcttcttctccggcaGCGAAGAATCTCTCTGGAAAAACACAAACAGGTTAGCCTCCACACTGCTGTTGGTTTTTTTGCCTGCAGTTGCATTCTATATTTAAAAGCTTGACAgaatacacacacacaaattGTTCTGAACATGAGCCCTTCCTGAGACGTTATTCGGTCATCGAAGATGTGCATGGTCAATTCGTGCAAGTACATTAGTTCAGTCCTTTCAAAATCATCACGACCCCgatcatatatttgtatgtcCCTCGCAAAATCAAATGACTAAACGTGCGGGAAGGGCTATTGgactaaaattaagttctctTTGCGTCATTATGTTTCTAGTTTCAGTTGAGCTTATAAATTACGACAAATCAGAGTAGAATGGGTTGTCCTAACTGACTGGTCATACAGTAAATCAGTTGTTAGAAAAATTTACCAGATCGAAGACACAGCGGAGATACGGAATTTAAGGTGAAAACCCCTACGTGGAAAAACCACGAGCGTCAATCGACAATAACTACTATAAGATAACGATTAAAACACAGATGAATGCACCATGCGGTCACACCCATCCTGTGCAGCATACAAGAGTAAATATAATAGTCATAATAGGAAAATACTACGAGTCTTATTAGAAAACCCTATTAgtcctaaaagaaaaaaaataggagtcatattaggaaactagtaatataatctaaatttattattatatataacaattcggatcatatctctaacatcaGTATTCTATAAAAAGGGACAAAACAAATCGTGATTGTTcagttctgtttttttttcagaattagAACGATATCCATCCAATCATTTGTTGAAACTAATCCTGTACACGGAAGGAAAAATCTTTCCAGGCAAATaattcaacaaaatattttattgccaAACAGTTTCGATAATCCGTTGACTGACTGGAGTTAATAAGGTGTTATACGACCTTTCACAAGGTGATTCAGGCCACGTTTGGCAGttaggggtaagttaacttattacggaaaacatagtaataaattaatttatgattaattaattattaattattaaaaatataaaatagattaatgtgattttttaaaactacattcctaaagaaaatttttgaaaaaatacacCTAGTTCGGAAAACGTCCACGTAAAAAAcgaaatagataaattaacttagaGGGAAGAGCGTGACCTCAGTCAGATACactgtttttttaacatgCTTTCTAGGTATACTGGACATGTGGCATTAATTAGTCCAACTAGTGTTTTTTCCTCGAGCAATTttctcatccttgaaaaaataCCACCGTTTGAAcggtacctcctcaaggataagaaaaatattctttttcctccctccaGACATAATTACATGCCGTTTCAAACACTCACGGGTTCAGACTAAATCATTTATCTGAAACCAGAAATAAAATTGGACGTGATTACCACGTGTAATTAGTCTAAAAAGAACAGTATTTTCCTAGTCAAAGGCCTTGTGCACTAGGAAAGCAGTTTTGGTAAGACCATTCAATAATTTGGAAACCGTCCAATGGTCAATTTCATAGCATGTTAGGCTGCTAATCATATTGATCGATAGCAAATAAATCATACAAAATTGAGCATATTGTACAGTCAATAATTCGCGAAGAGAGGGGAATGAAGCACAACTGCGAAAATGGTTGTCCAAGGAATGATCATTTGGCAATTTTAAGTGCCTATGAAAATTAGTTCATCTCACcctcttttggttttttccttcCCCCTTTAGATAGTGTGGAAGAGTATTTTGGGATTTTAGTAGGCAGTAAGTGTGCATTTGTCAAAGTGTGCACTGTTTAGAGATGGAAATACCCTGTATTATCCAGAATTCAAGTCATTTAATGTTTAACAAGGTCTATATGGCAGACATCTTGACCCagaatcttcttttttttttcttttcccaatCAATCTCACTCTTGTTccatctgttttaaaatataagtcgTAACTATcactaatataaatattttatattgtattggTGTAGATATGCATATAAGTAATATGGTTGGGTATTTTAATGATgaccaaattaaaataaataaaatttagagagGAGAAATAtgctaattaatacatatttacatacGCATCTTATATATTACagggaaggaaaaaataatcataattatatttaagaaCGGATATAGTATAACTTAAAGCAGGAAACACATAACCTAACAAGGTCAATTTAAACCATATGGATTCACAAACCCATGATCTAGCACAAATTAAACCACCGGCTCACACGTTGTTCCAACTCCATCGATCGTGTCCCAACACCACGGGTCGGTCTTCTCTGTCCACGTTTCAGATCTGCCGAATCAACAGTGACCAAAAAGAGGTCTCGAACTCcttaagacaaaaaaaaagaaaaaaaaaacagaggccTTAAGTAGCAGTGATATATAATGCAGACACACGTGATATATATGTgctctaaaaaaatagtttgcaGGTCCAGACTGATGAAAAATTACCCATCCAGGACCAGATTGCAGATAATTTTAGTTATGTGCTTTGCCACAGTATAATTTCAGAACAGATCCAAACTATCACTCAcgttttttcgcttttgcatatacttataagtcaaaatttaaattttcaaccttaaattttgagttaattttaagatttttttcaccaaattttgttttgcagtCTTGGCTtctagatcgttaagaatgaatatatatatatatatatattattcagaaatttattttaaaataatttgtaaatatatcctTTTTATGGAAATGTCCAACAATCACCCATGATACCTTGGCAGCAGGAAGCAGTTGACACGGAAAGTACAGTATAATTTTGAGTGGATGTGTGTGAGGGGATTGCAGTAAATGTGAGCTAAAGCAAAGTAAAGACTAAAGAGAGGCCATATATGATCTTGCtgtgaaaaaagaaactgagagaaaagaaaagaaagcaagcAGATTGATGAATTTGCACGTACAGTGGGCCGGGGTGGGGGTGCTGTGCTGTGTGCAGCTTGTCGGCATCCGGGGAGAATCCCCCACAACTTTTGCTCCTTCGATCGTGTCATCCTCATTTCAAGGGTCATGTTCATCTCCCAGATCTCTCTCAACCTCATCTCCTTTTGGTTTCTGTTAGccagtttcaaaatataagtatttttagaaaaaaaaactccggtgtatcttaataaataagtaataaataaggaatgaGTATGAGGTGAGAGGGTAAGTATGAAtgaaatacaaataattttaaataagaagtgATTAATGTGACAGTGCTGTGAGCCGTGCTAAGAAATGTCACATGTtaggataatatttaaatcataaaaatgttAACATTCTGAAATGGAGATACTAGTccttccattttaaaatataattatttgtaggattaaattttataatagaatttaaatttttttcattggttTCTACTATTCTAATTATTCCAATGATTTCAGGTGCAAATAAAGTACTTAGAAAGCGAATCTAATCATTTtctaatttaaagtttaacaataaaataattaaaagagAATATTGTAACTTAGTGTTTTCTAATTTACTTTCTGCCCTGTTATGATGCTGGTGAGTTCTGTAGTACAATTTTATTGGCCCTTCATGCTCACCTGttggtgtttttcttttcgacTAATGCTGCGGATCCATTTGTGCTATGCTAACCAGTTAGACCGCGTTAGTTTGGTGGGCTAACTAAGCCAGATTTCCTGAATTTCCTTTCCTAACTGTTAagagatgtattttttttaaaaaaatattctattggAAAGgtacattaaaaaatcatattaattcatttcaatttttataattaatagttaattaaccatgtactaatatattactacgtttttcgtacAGGTTTCACTCTCTGGGTGGATCCCATATCTGCCGGAAATTAACTGATTCTTGACAAAGTTTATTTACACAAAAGTAATCTGTAAAATTGTTTCTTCACTTCTCTAATTTATCTGTAATAGCTCAGGTTAGAAACAACACGAAACCAGCTAAGCTCATTTCACACGTCATGGGTATGTTTATGTTTCACCGGGTTGTTGGTCGGCGAGCAGAGGTAGGCGAGCTTCGGCGCTGCGGACGACGACTTCGAGGCCTTGTTGCTTGCCATGGCTCTCCGTTGATCGCGACGACTATGGCAGCTACGACGGTCGACGATGGCTgcggcggtgacgacgactACGGCAGTTGCGGCGGCAGCAACGACGATAATGATAGCGGCGGCCGGAAGCAGCCAGCGGCGATCGAACGGTGGCTGCTGTGGTAGCGACGACGATAATGACAGCGGTGGTCGGAAACAGCTAGCGGCGGTCGAACGGCGGCTGCCGTGGtagcgacgacgacaacgagaAGGATTTAACAGTTTTTAGGTGGTACTAGCCGAGTATCAGATGTGATCGTACTGGTATCAACTGGTATAGTATCTTATCTAATATCGATATGGTATCATGTTTGAAACATCGTCGGGATCATCTCATTTCAGTATCAGATCTAATACCGATGAGGTATGGTATTTGATATATTGTCAGAATCATCTCATTTTCAGTATCAGATCTAATACTGATAAGATATTATGTTTGATACCTCATCAGAATCACCCTATTCCATTAGATCTTTTTTTCCGTCCTTGAGTagataccatgaggtaccactattttctatataaaatttggtatcttctagtatctaaggtaccaagagatatcaaattttacatagaaaacagtggtacttCTAGGTACATTTTCAAGGATGAGAAAATTGAtcattttattaacaaattggTAGTGTAGTATTAGTACTAGTAAGGTCCTATAAAAATGTTTGGGTGTTACCTCGGACGTTTGGTCGGGTATCGGAAGCGATTTTTGGATACGagtgaaaaaacgaattttatagcTTGCCTAGAAATCGTGcgacaatttttttagcataattaatccatcattaacacatgtgggttacagtggcacttatggctaattatggattaattaagctcaaaagattcgtctcacgattttcctcgtaactatgcaattagctttttcatctatatttaattctcTATTTAGATATCGAAAAATTCGATACGGTGTTTTTggggtaaatttttttttaagaactaaacgggcctaACAGCCCAACACTCCCCATATAGGATAAAAGAACAGCCCTACACTCCCCATTTACTCCTGCACAGCACCATCAACCACACACACACTGGCACTACTGCTCCTCTGCCCGATCACACATTCATTCACCACATGAAGTTTATCAATGCACTCACCTCCATGACACCTGGAAAAACGCCAGGCAGCACCACCTGCTGCTTCAGTTCACCCTCTTCACTTCACTTCACCCTATCTCATCTGTCTATCTTTCTCTTTGGCCATTggcctttcttcttcctcctcaacCACCTCCCTCTTCTTGACTCCTCTTGCCCCCCAACCTATGCAACCTAACCACACCACACCCAAGCCTAcctagcttagcttagctagcaGCTGTGTGGGTGAGGATCCAGATCAGCTTTGCTGGTGAAAAAGAGATCAATATATAGATAAGTTGAGGAAGGACGGAGTGGTTAGCTGCTGACTGCATACAGTTGTTCATTCAGATTCAGATTCAGGCATTCAGTCACTGTGCACTCCAGATGGTCCATCTCTTGCAATGCAGCCATGCTCACTTGCCCCTGCCTATCTTCTTCTCcattctcctcctcttcttctccatgGAGGTGGCACCTTCAGATGCAAGTAAgatctcttctcttttctgcTTAATTACTCTTGCCATCCTATCCCAACCATTCTAGCATCTTCAGTAGTTAGTTGGTTTCTCACTCGGACTCAATCAACCATGTGTGCTCTGGTTCATATGCATAGGGAGGTTGCCACTCAAGCTACTAGAAGTTGGAAACATCAAGGTAACCAATCAATAATCAACAAGTTATTGCTTATTTGCTTCCTATGAAGTATAGTATGTGTCAATTAGTTATATATAGTAATCTGTTTTGCATTTGTGTGTTATGTTGAGCAGGAGGAGCCTGATGGAAGTACCAGGGGagagaagatgaagatggaagGCAGGAACCTGATTGGATCAAGGCCACCAAGATGTGAGAGGGTGTGCATGTCCTGTGGCCACTGTGAGGCAGTGCAGGTGCCCATTGTGCCACAGCAACTGAAGAGATCAGAAACCAAAGCAGGagaagctgctgctgttgtggTGAGTGCTACTGCCATCAATGCTGCAGTGTTCACCTACAGAGTGAATGGCCTCTCAAACTACAAGCCATTGAGCTGGAAATGCAAGTGTGGAGGCATCATCCTTGATCCATGAACCATGGTTAGGGCATACTAATGTCCCCAGCTCATGGAAGATCACATCAACATTGTGCAAAATGTAAACAACTTTCCTTCTCTGCCTGTTCATCtgaatttcttctctttcttgttCCACCGGCTATTCCTCCTTTTGATTTCATCCAGAGAAGAAATTGGAAGGAGGAGTGGGGAGATGAAGCTGCACATTCCTTGTATATTTAGCAGCAGGCAGCAATTTTGTGAAACTGAGAATGCTTGATTTAGGCATTGAATGCATTTTGATTTGGCCCTGACTTGGAGGCAGAGGATATTAAATTGTTGTGGTGCattcaagccaatgagccatGGCCATGGTAGGGACAAACATCTgttctgctctctctctctctctctctctctctctctgtagTAATTGTGTGCGTGTGAGAGAGAACAGGAGATAGTACACCAGAGCAGTGTTAGGTAGTTGTCATTGCTACAGGGAAATAAGTATAGCTGTACCTAAGGGAATATGTTTTCCTTGGGTCTTCAAATTTTGAGCAGAATGGCAtcacattataaatttatgaaacACAAATACAATAACAGGATTCGTTTCAATCCCTCCAATTTTCTTTGGAATTCCTCCAAACAAAATAAGAGAGACAAAGGTCGCGATGATTGGAGCTTTCTGCAGCAAGAAAATGCAATGGCGGACCACTGGAAAAAGGAGGAGGACAGGGAGGCAGAGAGCTTGACCAGAGCAATGGCCGCTTGCCCGCCCGCTGGATAATATATGATGCAGATTTGCAGCAGGAGGTGTTGTTGTtgtcgatggatggatcgtcCATGTGTGCATGTGACTATAGTGACAGTAAGAGCAGAGCAGCTTGAGCTTGCTAGAGTTTGATCCATATTATGTGGTGTGGTCAGGTCAGGTGTGCTCTCCCTTTCCCTTTCGTGGCACGGCTGGACTGCTCACTGCCATCGCTGCATTCTGCATTGGTCCTCCCTGTCTACTCTAGCACATACTATTTACATCGAAAATGTGCATCCCCCGTTTCAAAATCGATCTCATAATTTGAATCCACATTTGTTGACtccttataaactaaaatttaaactttcaatcttaaatttatagttgattttaaggttttttcattataatttatttttcagcattgactttaTATTACTCATAAGtcagaacacgtatataaaaaaaaatgtcatttgaccttttttttttctctgaaaaaaccaaatcatCACACCTTGATTTACTTGCCCATTCCCCGTTGAAGTTTGTACCCGTTTCAAAGATATATGGGGGTATCGGACAGATTAGGACGACATGGTTCCCCATATatgtaagtaaaaaataattataaataaaaattttgtaaacatgtttttttagaaatttaaaagcaaagagtgaaaaaatataataacaaaactctaaatttaagattagaaattcaaattttagcttacaaacacgagcaaaagcgaaaatatgAAAACCTACTTTCTTGAAATCCTGCTCTTATAGTTTGGAGAAGGCATGTGAATTTGCAGCTGTGTGACCTATATATGCCAAATTAAGATCATGTTTAGAGagatatagatttttaaaaacagaTGATAAGTATTGACATCCTCATATCCATCATGTGAGAATTTCTTCTGGCTACtctcattcattttttttagagtttGGCTGTGTATGGGGAGCTGCAGATTCTCACAAATAGCACCAGTTATCATAAGCTCCTCTAAacagctgaaagaaacaaggATGGTTCTTGGTTACAGGTTACAAGTGGAGATGAGATGCCTCCAtaggttttgttttgttctacAATCTAGCATGCTTTGGCCGGGGGTGCTTCCTGGTCTCCTGGATGCTTAGGCTGCTGTTTTGTCTCTGAACTATGTGTAACTGTAGGTCATACAGCCAGTAAGTTTTGATACAGCATGGAGTGGGCTGCTTATATTGCTGTTGGGTTGGTGTTGTGTCTAGGTTTAACAATTTCAGAAGGGCAAACAACTTTGAGGGAGACCAGCAAATCCGAAATCCCGGAAATTTCAAGACATTTCTATCTGAGATCATTTggatctttatttttttcacttttgcttatacttatatgataaaatttaaaatcttatatttaaagttaattttataggttttctcgccgaaatttatttttcagtcttagcttttagatcaataagaatacgtacataaaagttttattcacaaatttatTTCCATTTGTAAATACCCCGTTTGACATTTTCACAGCTACCCTCTTGAATTATGAAAAAATCGTCTGAAATTATTTTGTGCCTAGGGGACCGAAATTTCGGCCTTTCAAGAATTTTTGGAACGAAATTCAAACCTTGATTGTGTCTTtgtgtacattttttttgtttaattggtgctatatttatcttttgttaaagttaaaacaaattaaaaaggttATTTCTCCTCAACTTGACATGGAAGAAATAAAGCAAGCACAAGAGGCAGAGAAGG includes:
- the LOC102701739 gene encoding EPIDERMAL PATTERNING FACTOR-like protein 2, coding for MVHLLQCSHAHLPLPIFFSILLLFFSMEVAPSDARRLPLKLLEVGNIKEEPDGSTRGEKMKMEGRNLIGSRPPRCERVCMSCGHCEAVQVPIVPQQLKRSETKAGEAAAVVVSATAINAAVFTYRVNGLSNYKPLSWKCKCGGIILDP